The Aphanothece sacrum FPU1 nucleotide sequence GTATAGATTCTGCTATCCCTAAAAGTGAAGTTACATCTAGGAATGGCTATTATGTTGTAGCAGAGGCAACTCTTTTGAAGCAAAATGAGAGTTGTATCTTTGAAAAGGACGACTCCCATGAGAGATTAACCATAGCTAAGATTAGAAAAATACCCTAATCTTGGGCAGATTCTCTGCTTAAACTTATCTAGTCTTTAATTCTACCAAGAGAGGTGACACTCTGATATATTTGTGTGTTTTTGACTTGTGGGAAACTATTGGCTATTAATAGTATATTGTAACCATTTTAGAGAAAAATATGATGTTAAGTCAATTCCGTATGCGTTATCCTCAAGGTTGTTTAATCGGGGAATTAGTGACTATTGATCGGGGTAAATATATTGTTAGAGTCTTAGTACAGAATGAGGGAATGATGTTAGGTTCAGCTTTGGGAACGGGTGATACTCCCGAAGAAGCTGAAGATAAAGCCAGAGAACGGGCCTTAGGGGTGATCAATTTGGATGCTTTACCCATTATCAAGATTCAGCCTCAAGAAACCCCTCTTGAGATAACCAGTAAGCTTGATCCTCCATTCCCTTCAGATTATGGCAAAAAAAAGGATAAATCTGTTGATATTCCTGATGTTACCCCATCTTCTTTCAAGGTTAGTCAACCTCCCTTAAAGCTAACAGTGACAAGTCAAGTTGCAGATTTAAAGCTCTCTGAACCCCCTTTAATCTTAAAAGATGAAGTTTTAGACCAGGAGACAAAGAAACCCATTCCCAAGGAAACACGAATGGGTCTGTCTGAAGATTTAAACCTATCCCAACCCCCGTTAGGTTTAAAAGATGAGGCTATAAATCAGGAGACAAAGGAACAGATTTCAGAGGTTTTACCCCCCCCTATTCCCTCTGAGACGACATCCTCGATAATGCCTTTAGTAGAAGCCGTCGTATCGAATAATGAGTTAAGCTTATCTTTTGAGGAAACATTTGATACTGTACCTGAGATAGAAACAGTTATTCCGGTGACTTTAGAACCTCCGATAGCTTCCGTCAATGTTGAGGTGGTAGAAGATACAGTTATTACATCATCTTCAACAGAACAATTAGAGTCTTTAGATTTTTCTGAGATTATCGCCAGTTCTAATGTGGAATTAAAACGTTTGAAATGGACTAATGAACAAGGGCGAGAATACTTATTAAAAACCTATGGTAAGCGATCGCGTCAGGTTCTTGATGATAACGAACTACTCGAATTTCTCCATTATCTCGAAAGTCTTCCTACCCCTAATTAACGAGGTAAAATATCATTTAAACACAGTTGAAGTTGGGGTAAAAGGGGAGAATAAATAAGGTCTTCTAATCGGTATTGTTTTTGTTGATAATCTTCATTAATAAGCTGACAAACCGTAAAAGTGGGTTGTTTAGGTTTTCCAATAAAAGCAACACCCCCTAAACCCCGATAATCAACAATCCAATATTCAGAAATTCCTAATAAGGCATATTCTTCTACTTTCCGAGCATAATCCGTCTCCCAATTTGTACTAACTACTTCGACCACTAATTTAATTGAACGTCCTAAAGTAATCACTGGTTCTTTTTCCCATAATGGTTCATAGGACAGAACACTTTCATCTAAAACAATAATATCAGGGCGACGGGCTGTGGCTATATTAGCAAAAGGACGAATTAGACAAGTACGAGGAATAAACCAAGGTTGTTTTGCATTGGTTAAGGCAATACCAATTTGAGTGGCCAATTTACCGCTAACTGTTTCATGAGGTCCAGTAGGTTCCATATCAATTAATTCTCCATCCGCTAATTCATAGGGAGGGGAATCACAATATTGACTTAAAAAAGATTCTAAGGTGAGAATTTTTGGGAAAGTTAACATAACTAATTACACTTAATTATTAGTAGAGGCATAATATATTATGCCCCTACAATTTACCGTAATCGATAAATCTTAGGCAACTGCCATCGGAGGATTACTAGCAGAGGGACGACGGTTAATTACTTGGTCAATTAACCCATAATCTTTTGCTTCTTCGGCCGACATAAAGAAATCCCGTTCTGTATCTTCACCGATAGTTTCTAAGGGTTTTCCGGTATGACTAGCGAGATGTTCATTAAGAAGTTGTTTGAGATAGAGAATTTCTTTGGCCTGAATTTCAATATCCGTTGCTTGTCCTTGGGCCCCACCAAGAGGTTGATGAATCATGATACGAGAGTTGGGAAGACTCATACGTTTACCTTTGGCCCCTGCACTCAGGAGAAAGGCCCCCATACTGGCCGCTAAACCGATACAAATGGTACAGACATCAGGACGAATTTGATTCATAGTATCAAAAATTCCTAGTCCAGCAGAGACGGAACCCCCAGGTGAGTTGATATAAAGGTAAATGTCTTTTTCGGGGTCTTCTGCTTCAAGAAACAATAACTGAGCCACAATTAGGTTAGCGTTCTCATCTCTGACTTCTTGTCCTAAAAAAACAATCCGTTCTCGCAGTAGACGAGAGTAAATATCAAATGCGCGTTCACCCCGGCCAGAGGTTTCAATAACGGTAGGAATCATGGAGTCTCTATCTTTATCTGTATTTGTTTTAAATTATAAATTATAAATTATAAATTATGAATTATAAATTATGAATTATAAATTTTAAATTATTAATTCTAAGCTAAGATGAATTTAAACTGTATATTATGATGTTAGGAAATAAATCATCAAACTTTGCCCACATCTCCCACACCTCCTACACCATCAATAAGTCATTTGAATGCGTAACAGATTAATTCATAATTCATAATTTATAATTCATAATTCATAATTCATAATTCATAATTCATAATTCATAATTCATAATTCATAATTCATAATTCATAATTCATAATTCATAATTCATAATTCATAATTCATAATTCATAATTCATAATTCATAATTCATAATTCATAATTCATAAATTATTTTCTTCAAATTTTAGTAAAGCAACACTTGAACCTTGATTCCAAGCTAATTCAATATATCTTGGTAACAGTTCTTTTACCCCAATATTACTAAACATTAAACTATTAACACTTTCTTGATATTGTTTCCCGTCAAATAGATAAATTCTTAATTCTCCTGGTTGATAAATCCATAATTCAGGAATTTTTATCGCTTCATAAGCTTCTATATTAGTGATTGAAGTTATATCAACTTCTATGGCTAAATCTGGAGGCGAATCAATAGTTAAATCAATTTTATCTTTTCCTAATATTGCCTGTCTATTTTCCACATAAAAACAAGTATCCGGTTCAACGCCTGCTTGTTTAAACATTTTAAGTGTAATCGGATCAAAACAGTCCCAATCTTTCCCCTGTTTGCGTAATAAACTTTTAACTAAATCTCTGAGGGTATCAATGCGTTTTCCATGACTTGGTAAAGGTGACATAAGACTAATTTCTTGAGTTTTCCCATTGAAATACAATTTAGGTAAAGACTTGTCTTGACGAATCCTGAGCAATCGCTCATAATCTTCCCAGGTTTGATGAGTCAAAATGACTTCACTCCCCGGAGATAGGGTTAAGGTATCTTCATTAACAGTTACAAACATGGTTTTTACTCCTTAAAGGTTTTAATCTCGTGCAAAAACGCAAAGGGGTTAAACTCAGATCTTGCACCAACACCAAAAAGCTAAAACAATCAGATTTTTAAACAGTGAAACCCTGATTCTTTCCTTGAAATTTAGGCAAAAAATCGGATTTTTTGCTCAGGTGCAAGATCTGAGTTAAAGATATTGTTTAGTCGCTTCATGTAGGGGCTTAATATTATTCATTGGTGTCAACTTAGTCCAAAACGCCGACAGGCTAACTTAGTCGCAAAATGCTGTCAATACAAATAGACTGTCCCTCATTAAGAGAAACAGCCGCTAAGAAATAAGTTAAGAAATTAGCTTTCTCGACTTGTGAAATTTTGCAACTGTCGCAAAGCCGCCGCCGCAATATTAAAAACGGCCCAACTAGCTGCAATCAGAAGAGGACTAATCACAATTAAAACACGCCAATCCATAATTTTGTTCCCCTCAATTGAATTGAGTTTTAATGAAATTTTTATCTTTATCTTTATAGTTATATCTTATCAGTGGGCCTTTGTGAATCCTAAATCGTTACCTTTATTTGCATGGACTAGGGCCAGTTTCTCATATCGTAGGGCATGTTCGATTAATTGTTGGGCTTCTTCATCAGAAATATCTCTGACTCGTCGCGCTGGAACACCTACAACAAGCGATCGCGGCGGTACATCTTTATTAACAATAGCACCAGCCCCGATTAAACTCCCTTGGCCGACTCTAACCCCATCTAAAATAACCGCCCCAATACCAATCAAACACCCACGTTCAACATGGGCTGAATGAATCACGGCCCGATGTCCAATGGTAACACAATCTTCTAAACAGGTAATTTTGCCAGGATCTCCATGTAAAATGGCCCCATCCTGAATATTAGTATGGGCCCCAATGACTATTTTTTCCACATCAGCACGCACAACGGCCCCATACCAAACGCTGACCCCTTGGGCAATAGAAACCTGTCCAACAACGACCGCATTAGGGGCAATAAAAGCTGCCTGAGAGACATCAGGAGGGGGCCAATAAGACGGAAGGGGAAATAAATTCTCGCTCATAAATCTAACTTAAATCTAAAATCTCGCGGTTATGGTCAAAGGCCCAAGGATTTAGTGGATATAATATAGCCACAACTGACTGGTATCAACCGACAAATGCAATACAGACCATCAACAGAGATAAATCCAAGTTTACAATACCCTATTTTTGGTCCCGAAATACAGTGTCCTCACTGTCGTCAAGTTATTCCAGCTTTAACTTTGACAGATACCTATCTCTGTACTCGTCACGGGGCTTTTGAGTCTAATCCGAATACTGGCGACTTGGTTCATCTCCAATCGGGTCGTCATTGGCGGCTTTGGCAAGAAGAATGGTATAGACAACATACTCATCCCGATGGCATTCGTTTTGAAATTCACGAGGCCTTAGATCGACTATACACCCAAGGATACCGAGCCACCAAGGTGATTATTGCCAGTCGTTATAAGGAGTTGGTCGGTACTTATTTGGAACGGAATACCTCTTGGCGGGGGAATTCTGAATCTGTTCCTCGATTGTACGGACTTCCGGTTGAATTTAGTTCCGAATTAAGACCTGATTCCTGTTGGAATGTTATTAATTTTGACTTAGAAAAAGAGCCGGGGGTTCCCAAACGCTATCCTTATTTTCGGCTATTTGAGTAACAAAGGAAAATTTAGTTCATTGGTTTGATATCATGCACCATGCTTCTATTCGCACTGCTGATATTCATCGCGCCATTGCTTTTTATGAATGCTTAGGCTTTACGGTTCATGAACGCTTTACCACAGGCTATACTTTAGCCTGTTGGATGGAAGGGTTGGGTGGTAGAATCGAATTGATTCAAATTCCTGAACCTAAACCTTCTCCTGATGCTTTTGGGGATGAACATTACGTAGGATACTATCATCTTTCTTTTGATTTAAGCGACCGTGTGGATAATCTTTCGACTTGGTTGACTTATCTCGAAACTCAATTTCCCCCTATCTCTCCTTTAAAAATTCTCTTGGAACCCACTCAACAAATAATTGGGGAACAGGTCTATGAGGTGATGTTTATTGCTGATGCAGATGGCTTACCCTTAGAATTCCTACGCTTAATGGGACAATCTCCGGGATAAAGTCCTGTATTGGGCAAATATACCTTTTTATCCAATTTTGTCCAATTTCTAATTTGATGTGAAACAATAGAACGTAGGATGTTAATTTAAGTAAACAATTATGGGTCTATTTGGATTCGGTAAAAAGTCAAGTCTCCCTACCCCTGAGTCAGCTTTACCAGGGCGCAAAGATTCCATGCCTGTTCCTGCTTCCCATCATGTTAACGGACAGCCGTTAAAACCACCTTTTCCTAATGGGTTAAAAACAGCTATGTTTGGATTAGGTTGTTTTTGGGGAGCAGAACGCAAATTCTGGCAATTACCAGGGGTTTATACTACGGCTGTCGGTTATGCGGCAGGTTATACTGCTAACCCTATTTATCAAGAAGTTTGTACGGGTTTAACAGGTCATAATGAAGTAGTTTTAGTGGTTTTTGATCCCCAAATAATTACTTATGAACAATTATTAAAAGTTTTTTGGGAAAGTCATAATCCTACCCAAGGAATGCGTCAAGGAAATGATATGGGGACTCAATATCGTTCAGGTATTTATGTTTATTCTCCTGAACAAAAAAAACAGGCAGAAGATTCACGAGAAGCTTATCAAAAAGCTCTTAATCAAGCCGGTTATGATAAGATTACCACAGAGATTTTAGACGCGCCTGCATTTTATTATGCTGAGGCTTATCATCAACAATATCTGGCTAAAAATCCCAATGGTTATTGTGGATTAGGAGGAACTAATGTTACTTGTCCTATTGGAGTTAACCTCACTATTCACTAGAAGAGCTTAGACAAAGCCTCTATAAATTGTTTTTTTCTACGGGCAATTCGTAAATTGCCCCTTATCTCTTTTTTCATAAATAATAAATCTATGATGTCAATGAAATTTAATTCTCAGATTCGACAGCAAATGGCTGCTGATAGGGGCCCTTTATTAGATAAATTTGAAGCCATTACAGAACGGTTAAAACAAAATAGTTCTATTACTTTAATTTGGGAACCACTAGGCAAAGATGAACATGATTTATATGATTATTATTTAGATGTTTTATCCGTAGTTTATCTCAATAAATATTATAGCTTATGTCAAGGTTTAATTGAGGCTTTAAATACCGAAAATTATTTGATTTATGGACTTATTGGACGAGCTATGATTGAACATACAGCAATTTTGAGATATTATCTAACGAGTAAAATGCTGCCTTTAGTAGAAATGGCTTTAGCTGATGGGAAAGTAACCTCTGAAGAAGTTCAAGAAATTATTCCTTGGTTAGAAAAACATTTAACAGGAAATCGTTTTGAATGGAATATATTTTTAGCTGATTACTTTGATGAACTCGATAATATTCAATCTGGTCATATTCTTAAAAATTCTCAAGTTAATGTGATTACTTGTTTAGAAAAATGGATAAAAGAAGATCAATCAATTACTCATTTATATGAATTGTTTTCAGATTTAGTTCATCCTAATCTTGGCAGTACATTGATGATTAGTCGGTTAACTGATAATCAAATTGGTATTGGCGGAAATGAGGGAAAACCGATAGGATTAGAAATTGTTAATCGAACTTTTAGCAAATTACTAAAAATTTTTGAAGAAGTTCAATATCAGCTTATTCAAATTAAAGAGTTTAAATTTTCTAAAGTGTTACGAGTTTATTAAGTAAGTAGGGACACAAAATTAATTACATAAAATTTGTAGGGGCGAGTTTTTATAGGGGCTAATTTTTGTAGGGGCGGGTTTTTGTAGGGGCGGGTTTTTTACAGCACTTATGATGCTCACAAAAAAGTTAAATAAACTCGCCCTAACCTCTGTTCAACCACTTAGTTAAAATTAATAAGTTATATGGAAGAATTACTAACACTTAAGGAACTTTTGCTACAGGGTAATATTCCTGATGCGATCACTTTAGTAGAAGAAATGGAAGAAATGAGCAAAGATGATAAAATCAATAATATTATTAACTATGGGATTATTCTTTTAATTCATTTAATTAAACAAACGATTGAAAAGCGAACTACTCGTTCTTGGGATCTCTCTATTCGGAACTCTGTATTAGCCATTCAAGAAAAAAATAAACGTCGTAAATCCGGTGGATTTTATCTCACTTATGAAGAGTTAAAAATCGCGTTAGAAGCTGCTTATAAACAAGCTATAAATAAAGCTGCATTAGAAGTAGAAGAAGGTCGTTATAGTCGAGAAGAATTACTGAAATTAGTAGATAAAACAACAATAATTAATAAGGCCATAGATTTGATTTCTTTAGTAGATGACTGATGTTCAATTAATCCATAAAAGTATCAAAAGTTACTATTTTATAATCCCTTAAGTATTATACAGAAAAAGTGACAATAAAAAAACTGTCCATTGATTGCCAAATAAAAATATGTGTGTTATAAACTAAGGGTATTGAAAAACTGGTGTGTGTGAGGAAAAGAGAAAAGCACTTGGGGTCGAAACACGGAAAGACTCCCAGGTGCTTTATCTTTTTAATGGGGGAAGTTTGGAACAAGACGAAAAAGCAAAGGGTTCTGCCGGACAAGTTATGCTTTATTATTACAAATAAAGGACTTTAACTCGTTCATTGTAGGGGTCAACGGCCGTTGACCCCTACAAAACAGGCAAGATGCGGCCTTCCACACCTAGAATTTAGTCCACGAAGGTGGACTTTGTTTCTATAGGATAAGGCTTTAGCCTTTTATTATTCGAGATGTACCCTAGTTGGCCGCTAGGTCAATAATTTTATTATCATGGATAAATTATGTTCTAATAATACATCAATTCATAATTTATCCTTTAAAATGTGGACAAATCTTCATGCTAAACTTCATCAAACTCTAAAAGATAGACATCTTTTACCCAAAGAAAAAAATCTATTAATTGCAGTATCTGGAGGACAAGATTCTCTTTGTTTACTTAAACTTTTAGTTGACTTACAATCAAAATGGGGCTGGAAAATAGCCATCGCTCATTGTGATCATGGTTGGATTTCTGATATAGGAATGGCTGCTCATGTACAAGAATTGTCCGAAAATTGGGGTATTCCCTTTTATTTAAAAGTAGCTCCAATGATGAAGGAAACGGAAGCTGCTGCTAGAAAATGGCGATATCAAGTATTAATAGAAATTGCTCAAAATAACGGATTTACTGAAGTTGTAACCGGCCATACTTTAAGCGATCGCGCTGAAACCTTACTCTATAATTTAATTAGAGGAGCAGGAACGGATGGATTAGGTGCTTTAACTTGGCAACGTTCTCTTACTTCTAATATTACCTTAGTTCGTCCTTTATTAACTGTTTCTCGTTGGGAAACTTGGGAATTTTGTCAACAGTTTCAACTACCTATTTGGGAAGATATTGTTAATGCTAATCTTGATTATGCACGTAACCGTATTCGTCAAGAATTATTACCTTACTTAAAAGATAATTTTAATCCTCAAATTGAAACGAATTTAGCTCAAACATCAGAAGTTTTAAAAGCCGAATCTGACTATTTAGAAGCAACCGCAAAAACAATTTTAGAAACCGCTATTCATGCCGATAAAACTCAATTAAATCGGCTGATTTTACAGACTATTCCTTTAGCATTACAACGGCGAGTTATTCGTCAATTTTTGCACCAAATTACCATCAGACAACTCAATTTTGAACAAATAGAAGCAGTAGTGAATTTAATTAATGCTCCCAGGCGATCGCGTACATCTTCTTTACCTGGAAATATGATAGCAGAAGTTCAAGAAGATTGGATTATCATGCAAAAATCAACTTGATTTTGATAGCCAAATCTAAGAATTTAGGTTATCTTTGAATAGTATCAATAGAGTCAGCACTCATACACCAAGACTAACTATAAGATCAATTCATGAATTGATCTTACTACCTATAACCTTGAATATCTGATGTTAAACACTAAAAAAAATCATATTTCTAAATCTCCCTTACAACGTCTTTTTAAGTATGGAAAAGATTATCGTATTTTAATTTGGCAAGCTGTGATTTGTTCAATTTTAAATAAAATCTTTGATTTAGCACCTCCTGTATTAATTGGAGCCGCAGTAGATGTAGTTGTTAAACAACAAGATTCTCTCATAGCTCATCTTGGCATAAAAGATGTCTTTAGTCAACTTTTAATGCTAACATTTCTCTCCATGATTTTATGGGGTTTAGAATCCTTATTTCAATATACTTATGAAAGATTATGGAGAAATTTAGCGCAAAATATCCAAAATAATTTAAGAATTGATGCTTATAGTCACCTGCAAGATTTAGAATTAGCTTATTTTGAAGAACGTAATACCGGAATGTTATTATCAATTTTAAATGATGATATTAATCAATTAGAACGTTTTTTAGATGTTGGTGCTAACGAAATTTTACAAGTAATAACCACTGTTATTATTATTGGGGCAGCTTTCTTTATTTTAACACCAGGAACCGCATGGATGGCCATGTTACCCATTCCTTTTATTCTTTGGGGTTCAATCATTTTTCAGCAACTGTTAGCCCCTTTGTATACAGATGTTAGAGAAAAAGTCGGTTTATTAAATAGTCGTTTATCTAATAATTTAAGTGGTATTACAACCATTAAAAGTTTTACTACAGAAGCTTATGAAATTGAAAGATTAAAAGAAGATAGTGATGCTTATAGACGAAGTAATCAAAAAGCAATTGCTTTTAGTGCTGCTTTTATTCCTTTAATTCGTATTATCATTTTAGCGGGTTTTACAGCTATTTTACTCTATGGAGGCATGGAGGTTGTTAACAATAAATTATCTGTCGGAACTTACAGTGTTTTAGTGTTTATGACTCAACGATTATTATGGCCTTTAACAAGATTAGGACAAACATTAGATTTATATCAACGTTCTATGGCTTCTACTCATCGGGTGATGGATTTATTAGATACTCCGATGACCATTCATTCTGGTTATTTGTCTCTGCCAACTTTTGATATTCAAGGAGAAATAATTCTAAAAAATGTTAGCTTTTCTTATCAAGATAAATATCCAGTTATTAAGAATATTTCTTTAGAAATTTCTGCCGGAAATACAATAGGAATTGTCGGCTCAACAGGATCAGGGAAAAGTACCCTAGTTAAATTATTGTTACGATTTTATGAAATTAATGAAGGGATAATTACCCTAGATGGTATCAATATTAAAGATATCTTTTTATGGGATTTGCGGGGAGCAATAGGATTAGTTAGTCAAGACGTATTTCTGTTTCACGGAACCGTCAAAGAAAATATTGCTTATGGTAATCCTGAAGCGAATTTTGAGTCAATTATTGGCGCAGCAAAAATAGCAGAAGCTCATGAATTTATTGAACAATTACCACAAAAATATGATACAATAGTGGGAGAAAGAGGGCAAAAATTATCTGGAGGACAACGACAAAGAATTGCCATTGCTAGAGCAATTTTAAAAGATCCCCCTATACTCATTTTAGACGAAGCTACCTCAGCCGTTGATAATGAAACTGAAGCCGCGATCGCTCGTTCTTTAGAGAAAATTACTCAACATAGAACGACTATTGCTATTGCACATCGTTTATCGACAATTCGACATGCAGATTGTATTTATGTGATGGAATATGGAAAAATAATTGAACAAGGAACCCATGAACAATTATTAGAAAAACAAGGAGTTTATGCGAATTTATGGCAAGTCCAAACAGGGGAAAAAATCAGTTAAGAAAAAGTGAAAATGACAGTTAAAGCAGTAGGTTGGGTTGAGGAACGAAACCCAACAAACCCGAATTATGATATACTAAATTAGCCATGTAGGGGTCAACGGCTGTCATTAGTGTCAACTTAGTTCCAAATGCCAACAGGCTAAAGCCTGTGGCTATACAAACAAAGCCCGACGAGCGCGGACTTTTATTAATATTAGCCTGCTATGTTACGGCTTTGTACAGTTAACCCCACCCTTGGCAGGGTGTGGGTAAGATAATGGAACAGCTTACACCTATTGACCCCTGCTACTTAATTTCGAGTTCTATAATTAGATTTAAGTTAATTTTAGTTTGACTAATTCTTGAACTTTTTTACCATCAGCTTTACCCTTAAGTTGCTGCATAGCAGACCCCATAACTTTCCCCATATCTTTAGGGGAAGTTGCACCTACTGAAGCAATAATTTCATCGATAATTTGACTAATTTCATCATCAGAAAGTTGAGGAGGTAAATAGGTTTCAATAATGGCTAATTCTTGTGCTTCTTTATCTGCTAAATCATCTCTACCCCCTTTACGAAATTGTTCGATAGACTCTCGACGTTGTTTTGCTTGTTGTGTTAATATTTCTAATTCTTGTTCTGGTGTAAGAATTTCTTGTCCACTAGGACGAACATCTACTTCTTTTTCAAGAACAAATTTTTTGATACTTCTAACAGTTTCTAAGCGAATTTTATCCTTAGCTTTCATCGCTAATTTAATATCTTCAGTTAGTCTTTCTTTAAGTCTCATTTCTTCAGGATTTTTAACAATTTCTTCCAGTTCAACTTCTTCAATTTCAGGGGTTTCTTCTATATCTGAAGTTTCAGCAATAATTTTTTGAGGTTCAACTTCTTGGACTTCAGGAGTTTCTCCTATATCTGAAGTTTCTACAATTGGTTTTACTGTCTCTATTTTAGTCTGAGGTTGGACAGAAAATGCTATACTTGATACAGATGGCAATAAAAACAATTGCTTTTGTAAACTCAATTGTTGAATAATACCTTTATCCAGATAAGTTTTACCTTTTTGTTGAGATAATTCAACAATATTCTCTCCCACTTTTTCTGCCATAATCTTCGCTTCAGTAATCGAAGTAAAAGATTCTTTAGCTAATCTCTTAACCAAAATGTCCAACTCTTTATTACCCCGATAAGTAGAAGGATTAATTCCCTTATCAGATAGGACACCCTTAATGGTCTTTTTAAGAAATTTTATTAATTTAGTACCCGTCAAATCAATCTGTAGAGTCATTATCTATATTTCCTCAATGGTAAATGATTAAAACAGTCTTCATTTTAAAACAGTTTGATAAAGTAAAGATTAAGAAACCTTGATTTTTGAAAAATTATGATTCCTGCATGGTTGGTCATCGGTATTGTGGCAGTTTTGATTGGTTTTGTCCTAAATCGTTTATCCCCTAGAGATATTAGCTGGTTTAATCGTTTACGTCGTCCTAACTGGTTAACTTTTGAATGGGCCATTCCCTTTATTTGGATATTTATTTTTATTTGTGGGGCCTGGTCTGCTTATATTATCTGGATAACTCATCCAGGTACTAGCAAAACTTGGTGGTTAATGGCAGGTTATCTGTTATTAGAAGTGCTAATTATGGCTTATACTCCTGTTATGTGTAAACTCAGAAGTCTTAGAATCGGAACTATTATCGGGGCCACTGGATTTTTTTGGGGTTTAATTTTAGCTTGGTTTATCTGGCCCCTTTCTGGATGGGCCCTGACCTTATTATTGCCTTATTTATTATGGAGTCCTATTGGCACTTATGTAACTTGGAAAATGATTCCCCTTAATCCTTTTGAAGCTTAAAATTTATGGTTCTATCGGACAAACTATGCTAAATTAATAATTAATGACAGACTAAAGTCTGATCCTATAAAGACTAAGTCCGCGTAGGCGGACTTAGTCTTTATAGGTTGCGTAGGCAACCTTTGTTTGTATAGCTTAACTCTGAGCGAGTTAAGGTCTATCATTTGTAATAATTTACCATAACTTGTCCGGTAGAACCAAATTTATTTATTTTGGATAATTCTAAAAGTTAAATTAATCCTTTCTTTGACTATGGTTTTTGTTTTAGAGATTTGATGTTGCCAATAATGTTGGGTCGTTCCTTTCATTAGTAAAAAACTGCCGTGAGTTAAATCAATTTTGACTTTTTCGAGTTCTTTTTTATATTTATGTCTCAACATAAAACGACGAGTTTCTCCTAAACTAACTGAAGCAATGATCGGATTTTTTCCCAGTTCTGGTTCATCATCACTATGCCAGGCCATACTATCTTGTCCATGACGATAACGATTAATTAAAACACTATTAAATTCTATATTTGATAATTCCTCAATTCTCTTTTTGATATATAATAAAGGAGGAATCCAAGACTGAGAAATCATACTAATTCCTGAATAACTATAATATTTATTCGGTTCTCCATACCAAGCAGTTAAGCGAGGCAAAGGAATCAATTTACCATACATTTTAATATGATCTTGCTGCCAATTAATTCGATTGGTTA carries:
- a CDS encoding GatB/YqeY domain-containing protein produces the protein MTLQIDLTGTKLIKFLKKTIKGVLSDKGINPSTYRGNKELDILVKRLAKESFTSITEAKIMAEKVGENIVELSQQKGKTYLDKGIIQQLSLQKQLFLLPSVSSIAFSVQPQTKIETVKPIVETSDIGETPEVQEVEPQKIIAETSDIEETPEIEEVELEEIVKNPEEMRLKERLTEDIKLAMKAKDKIRLETVRSIKKFVLEKEVDVRPSGQEILTPEQELEILTQQAKQRRESIEQFRKGGRDDLADKEAQELAIIETYLPPQLSDDEISQIIDEIIASVGATSPKDMGKVMGSAMQQLKGKADGKKVQELVKLKLT
- a CDS encoding TspO/MBR family protein, whose protein sequence is MIPAWLVIGIVAVLIGFVLNRLSPRDISWFNRLRRPNWLTFEWAIPFIWIFIFICGAWSAYIIWITHPGTSKTWWLMAGYLLLEVLIMAYTPVMCKLRSLRIGTIIGATGFFWGLILAWFIWPLSGWALTLLLPYLLWSPIGTYVTWKMIPLNPFEA
- a CDS encoding alpha-ketoglutarate-dependent dioxygenase AlkB family protein; this translates as MIISKSLINIDGEVLIYPNFFSLEESDKLLIDLTNRINWQQDHIKMYGKLIPLPRLTAWYGEPNKYYSYSGISMISQSWIPPLLYIKKRIEELSNIEFNSVLINRYRHGQDSMAWHSDDEPELGKNPIIASVSLGETRRFMLRHKYKKELEKVKIDLTHGSFLLMKGTTQHYWQHQISKTKTIVKERINLTFRIIQNK
- a CDS encoding ABC transporter ATP-binding protein, which encodes MLNTKKNHISKSPLQRLFKYGKDYRILIWQAVICSILNKIFDLAPPVLIGAAVDVVVKQQDSLIAHLGIKDVFSQLLMLTFLSMILWGLESLFQYTYERLWRNLAQNIQNNLRIDAYSHLQDLELAYFEERNTGMLLSILNDDINQLERFLDVGANEILQVITTVIIIGAAFFILTPGTAWMAMLPIPFILWGSIIFQQLLAPLYTDVREKVGLLNSRLSNNLSGITTIKSFTTEAYEIERLKEDSDAYRRSNQKAIAFSAAFIPLIRIIILAGFTAILLYGGMEVVNNKLSVGTYSVLVFMTQRLLWPLTRLGQTLDLYQRSMASTHRVMDLLDTPMTIHSGYLSLPTFDIQGEIILKNVSFSYQDKYPVIKNISLEISAGNTIGIVGSTGSGKSTLVKLLLRFYEINEGIITLDGINIKDIFLWDLRGAIGLVSQDVFLFHGTVKENIAYGNPEANFESIIGAAKIAEAHEFIEQLPQKYDTIVGERGQKLSGGQRQRIAIARAILKDPPILILDEATSAVDNETEAAIARSLEKITQHRTTIAIAHRLSTIRHADCIYVMEYGKIIEQGTHEQLLEKQGVYANLWQVQTGEKIS